The genomic DNA TTGTACAATATAACACTATTTTCAAATAAATCATTTTGAATTTTTATATAATTTAAATTTGTATTGTTTAACCTACAAATTTAAATGTAGAAATTATTAACATTAACCAGCCAGCGATAAATAATACGCCACCAATAGGTGTTATCGCACCCAAAATACGAATTTGAGTTAACGCTAAAATATATAATGAACCGCTAAAGAAGACGACACCTAAGAATATAAGCCAACCTGCCCAGTTCACATTAATAGAGGTTGTACCACCAATCACACCAATGATTAAAAGTCCAAGACCGTGATACATTTGATAGTTCACCGCTTTTTCCCAAACAGACATATATTTATCAGATAACTTTCCTTCTAACCCATGTGCACCAAATGCGCCAGTACCTACTGACATCATTGTGCATAATGCTCCTAATATAATAAATAATTTCATCATTTCAATTCATTCTCCTTACTCAATTTAGAAATCAAATATTGACTCCCCGTTACCAATTTCATCGTCAGTTACCATTGTATTCGAAGGTAACTGATTATGTTGTGATGATTTCATCGTATTCGGCACTTTACCACCCATGGCCTCAATTTCAGCTGCTGTTACTTTAGAACTTTTCTGCGTATTTGTAGAACTTGTACCCTGGCTATTTGCGATATGATTATTTTTTGAAAATGAAGACCCTGACGACACAGTATCTGTGAAGTCATGTTTTTTAGTTTGACGTAATGGCATACGTCCACCTGCATT from Staphylococcus taiwanensis includes the following:
- a CDS encoding DUF5327 family protein; its protein translation is MNKEQIIQLIEQELVQADEAVDDQQFEKHMYTIHTLTSLFANAGGRMPLRQTKKHDFTDTVSSGSSFSKNNHIANSQGTSSTNTQKSSKVTAAEIEAMGGKVPNTMKSSQHNQLPSNTMVTDDEIGNGESIFDF
- a CDS encoding DUF423 domain-containing protein yields the protein MKLFIILGALCTMMSVGTGAFGAHGLEGKLSDKYMSVWEKAVNYQMYHGLGLLIIGVIGGTTSINVNWAGWLIFLGVVFFSGSLYILALTQIRILGAITPIGGVLFIAGWLMLIISTFKFVG